In the Leptotrichia sp. oral taxon 847 genome, one interval contains:
- a CDS encoding pyridoxal phosphate-dependent aminotransferase, producing the protein MKERFSDRVQNMHYSPIRKLVPYIDEAKKQGVKVYQFHIGQPDVETPDTFFEGLDNYKEKIVKYANSAGILELRETFVKAYRKSGIDISVDEMLITQGGSEAIQISLQTICNPGDEVLVPEPYYTNYDSFLRAADAKLIPIETVIENHYHLPKKEEIEKLITPKTKAILFSNPSNPTGIVFTKKEMEMIKEIALKYNLFIISDEVYRQFIYDEEIEAQYQSFLTMEEIKDRVILVDSISKHYSACGARIGVIISKNKEFMAQALKFCQARLSVSTIEQYASANLINTLDTYIDNTKLEYKVRRDMIYNNIKKIPGVITYKPSSALYLFAELPVDDIEKFVIWLLTKFRYKNQTLSFAPGPGFYTTPGKGTKEARFSFCTHNLIEIENGMKILKYALEEYNKNNK; encoded by the coding sequence ATGAAAGAAAGATTTTCAGATAGAGTACAAAATATGCACTATTCACCGATTAGAAAACTTGTTCCTTACATTGATGAAGCCAAAAAACAAGGAGTGAAAGTTTATCAATTTCATATTGGTCAGCCTGATGTGGAAACACCTGATACTTTTTTTGAAGGATTGGATAATTATAAGGAAAAAATTGTAAAATATGCAAATTCAGCAGGAATATTGGAACTAAGAGAAACATTTGTAAAAGCTTACCGAAAATCGGGAATTGATATTTCAGTAGATGAAATGTTAATAACACAAGGTGGAAGTGAAGCAATCCAAATTTCGCTGCAAACTATTTGTAATCCAGGTGATGAAGTTTTAGTTCCAGAGCCTTATTACACAAATTATGACAGTTTTTTGAGAGCAGCTGATGCGAAATTGATTCCGATTGAAACAGTTATTGAAAATCATTATCACCTTCCTAAAAAAGAAGAAATTGAAAAATTAATTACACCAAAGACAAAAGCGATATTATTTTCTAATCCTTCAAATCCAACAGGAATTGTATTTACGAAAAAAGAGATGGAAATGATAAAGGAAATTGCGTTAAAATATAATTTATTTATAATTTCTGACGAAGTTTATAGACAGTTTATTTACGACGAAGAAATTGAAGCACAATATCAATCATTTTTGACAATGGAGGAAATTAAAGACAGAGTCATCTTGGTTGACAGTATTTCAAAACATTATAGCGCATGTGGAGCAAGAATAGGAGTTATCATTTCAAAAAACAAAGAATTTATGGCGCAAGCACTAAAATTTTGTCAGGCTAGACTCTCTGTGTCAACGATTGAACAGTATGCAAGTGCAAATTTGATTAACACTCTTGACACTTATATCGATAACACAAAATTGGAATATAAAGTCAGAAGAGATATGATTTATAACAACATAAAAAAAATTCCAGGAGTGATTACGTATAAACCTAGTAGCGCTTTATACTTGTTTGCAGAATTGCCTGTGGATGATATTGAAAAATTTGTAATTTGGTTGCTTACCAAGTTTAGATATAAAAATCAGACTTTGTCATTTGCACCAGGACCCGGATTTTATACAACGCCTGGAAAAGGGACAAAGGAAGCCAGATTTTCATTCTGTACACATAATTTAATAGAGATTGAAAATGGAATGAAAATTTTAAAATACGCCTTAGAAGAATATAATAAAAACAATAAATAA
- a CDS encoding N-acetylmuramoyl-L-alanine amidase yields the protein MKKFLMIISILSIASLLSANNKDSSKDINKKPNEIIINNGGSNNNSSSGRSSGQSNVNTVPGRSGNQTIRNSIGNITINSDYTSQGQNYRQRFIILHYTAIGREGSLKTLTTEEVSAHYLVSDDRNDPVYYLVDESKRAWHAGLSEWKTSKNLNDSSVGIEIVNDGDAHGAFVPYKSFQIKNVAVLVKYLSDKYQIPATNILGHEDIAPQRKSDPGPLFPWKELYKKYNLGMWYDEDKKQAYEAQYSSIWNTVTPSVVQTELKKFGYAIDITNGWDKQTQNVIKVFQHHFRPSKYDGKIDLETFAILKALNEKYNNK from the coding sequence TTGAAAAAATTTTTGATGATAATATCAATATTATCAATTGCAAGTCTTTTGAGTGCAAATAATAAAGATTCTTCAAAAGATATTAATAAAAAGCCAAATGAAATAATAATAAATAATGGCGGAAGTAATAACAATAGTAGTAGCGGACGTAGTAGCGGACAATCGAATGTAAACACAGTTCCAGGCAGAAGCGGAAATCAGACAATTAGAAACTCAATAGGAAATATTACAATAAATTCTGATTATACTTCACAAGGACAGAATTATAGACAAAGATTTATAATCCTTCACTATACCGCAATTGGAAGGGAAGGATCACTAAAAACTTTGACAACAGAGGAAGTAAGTGCACATTACTTAGTTTCTGATGATAGAAATGATCCAGTTTATTATTTGGTAGACGAAAGTAAAAGAGCTTGGCATGCTGGACTCAGCGAATGGAAAACATCTAAAAATCTAAATGACAGTTCAGTTGGAATAGAAATTGTAAATGATGGGGATGCACATGGAGCATTTGTTCCCTATAAAAGTTTTCAAATAAAAAATGTCGCTGTTCTTGTAAAATATTTATCTGATAAATACCAAATACCAGCAACAAATATTTTGGGACACGAAGATATAGCACCTCAAAGAAAATCTGATCCAGGTCCATTATTTCCATGGAAAGAATTGTACAAAAAATACAATCTTGGAATGTGGTATGATGAAGATAAAAAGCAGGCTTATGAAGCTCAATATTCAAGCATTTGGAATACGGTTACTCCGTCAGTGGTACAAACTGAGTTAAAAAAATTTGGTTATGCAATAGATATTACAAACGGATGGGATAAACAGACGCAAAATGTAATAAAAGTATTTCAGCATCATTTTAGACCGTCAAAATATGATGGAAAAATTGATTTAGAAACATTTGCGATTTTAAAAGCGTTAAATGAAAAATATAATAATAAATAG
- a CDS encoding TrmH family RNA methyltransferase, translated as MKDIIASSDNKFYKLLKKLDKKKYRDENSIFKAEGEKFLGENINFNKIIVKESKFEYFEKKYSISKNENLTILKDNLFDEVSTQENSQGIIFLYSKNLNTISDIKGDVVILDDIQDPGNVGTIIRTMIATGFYNLILTKGSVDVYNPKTVRATMSGIFKLNIIYETPSNIVKFLKENNYLIISTVLHKESVSYEKIKLKEKNAFIFGHEGGGVSNYMIGNSDIKAIIPICGNIESLNVSVATGVFLYKMREKITEKSKDLC; from the coding sequence ATGAAAGATATAATAGCGAGTTCGGATAATAAATTTTATAAGTTGTTAAAAAAGTTGGATAAAAAAAAGTATAGAGATGAAAACAGTATTTTTAAGGCTGAAGGTGAAAAATTTTTAGGCGAAAATATAAATTTTAATAAAATTATTGTGAAAGAATCAAAATTTGAATATTTTGAAAAAAAATATAGTATTTCTAAAAATGAAAATTTGACAATTTTAAAAGATAATTTATTTGACGAAGTTTCAACGCAAGAAAACAGTCAAGGAATAATTTTTTTGTACTCCAAGAATTTGAATACGATTTCGGATATAAAAGGCGATGTTGTCATTTTAGATGACATTCAAGATCCTGGCAATGTTGGGACAATTATTAGAACAATGATTGCAACAGGTTTTTACAACTTAATTCTTACGAAGGGTTCAGTGGATGTTTATAATCCAAAGACTGTGAGAGCAACTATGAGCGGTATTTTCAAATTAAATATTATTTATGAAACACCTTCAAATATTGTAAAATTTTTGAAAGAAAATAATTATTTAATAATTTCGACGGTGTTACACAAAGAATCTGTTTCGTACGAAAAAATAAAATTAAAAGAAAAAAATGCTTTTATTTTTGGACATGAAGGTGGTGGCGTATCTAACTATATGATAGGTAATTCAGATATAAAAGCAATAATTCCAATTTGCGGGAATATTGAATCTCTCAATGTAAGCGTTGCAACGGGAGTTTTTTTATATAAAATGAGAGAAAAAATTACTGAAAAAAGTAAAGATTTGTGTTAA
- a CDS encoding histidine triad nucleotide-binding protein — protein sequence MSTIFKKIIDKEIPANIVYEDDDFLAFYDVQPQAKIHVIVIPKKEIKNLDEATDKDALLLGKLQLTIAKIARDLGISKDGYRVITNINENGGQTVFHMHYHILGGEKLPESFK from the coding sequence ATGTCAACAATTTTTAAAAAGATAATAGATAAAGAAATACCAGCAAATATAGTTTATGAAGATGATGATTTTTTAGCGTTTTATGATGTACAGCCACAAGCAAAAATTCATGTTATCGTGATACCTAAAAAAGAAATAAAAAATTTGGATGAAGCGACTGATAAAGATGCACTGCTACTTGGAAAGTTGCAGTTGACAATTGCAAAGATTGCACGAGATTTGGGAATTTCTAAAGATGGTTACAGAGTTATCACAAATATCAATGAAAATGGTGGACAGACAGTTTTTCATATGCATTATCATATTTTAGGTGGAGAAAAATTACCAGAAAGTTTTAAATAA
- the rpiB gene encoding ribose 5-phosphate isomerase B, whose protein sequence is MKLVIGNDHAGVEFKEKIVKALEEKGYEVINVGTNSLDSVDYPDIAALVCEKVLDGKAKYGIIICGTGIGISIAANKIKGIRAALVYNEFTARLSRLHNDANVIALGARVIGDELGLACIETFINTEFEGGRHARRVNKIEKC, encoded by the coding sequence ATGAAATTAGTTATTGGAAATGATCATGCAGGAGTGGAGTTTAAAGAAAAAATAGTAAAAGCGTTGGAAGAGAAAGGATACGAAGTTATTAATGTTGGAACAAATTCTTTAGATTCCGTTGATTATCCTGATATTGCTGCTTTGGTATGTGAAAAAGTATTAGATGGAAAAGCTAAATATGGAATAATCATTTGTGGAACTGGAATTGGGATTTCGATTGCGGCAAATAAAATTAAAGGCATCAGAGCAGCACTCGTTTACAATGAATTTACAGCAAGACTTTCTAGACTTCACAATGATGCGAATGTCATTGCATTAGGTGCCAGAGTAATCGGGGATGAATTGGGACTGGCATGTATCGAAACATTTATAAATACCGAATTTGAAGGAGGAAGACACGCTAGAAGGGTAAATAAAATAGAAAAATGTTAA
- a CDS encoding acyl-CoA thioesterase: MKSFKLRVYYYDTDKMGVVYHSNYLKWMEVARTEYFRDIFPYKNIEDMGFILPVKTLNIEYISSAKYDDEIEIFVKIEEINNIKIKFYYEIYDSNKILKAKASTVNVFVDENGKLKRISKEMLEILKK, encoded by the coding sequence ATGAAAAGTTTTAAACTTAGAGTATATTACTATGATACCGATAAAATGGGTGTTGTCTATCATTCAAATTATTTAAAATGGATGGAAGTGGCAAGAACTGAATATTTTAGGGATATTTTTCCATATAAGAACATAGAAGATATGGGATTTATTTTGCCAGTGAAAACGCTTAATATTGAGTATATTAGTTCAGCTAAATACGATGATGAAATTGAGATTTTTGTAAAAATTGAAGAAATTAATAATATAAAGATTAAATTTTATTACGAAATTTACGATTCTAATAAAATTTTAAAAGCAAAAGCTAGTACAGTAAATGTATTTGTAGATGAAAATGGAAAATTGAAAAGAATTTCAAAAGAAATGTTAGAAATTTTAAAAAAGTAA
- a CDS encoding KH domain-containing protein: MSKYFETINFWIENLLDSTENYTIESSERGRHIDVTINVIKEDMGKVIGKNGRIITALRVLISSIAKKDKRSVKIEIKEM; encoded by the coding sequence ATGAGTAAGTATTTTGAAACCATAAATTTTTGGATTGAAAATTTATTAGATTCTACGGAAAATTATACGATTGAAAGTAGTGAAAGGGGGAGGCATATTGATGTTACAATTAATGTGATAAAAGAAGATATGGGGAAAGTGATCGGAAAGAATGGAAGAATTATCACAGCACTCCGTGTTCTTATTTCTTCAATTGCCAAAAAAGATAAAAGATCTGTAAAAATTGAGATAAAAGAGATGTAA
- the argH gene encoding argininosuccinate lyase, which yields MKKMWEGRFNKETDKLLEKFNASITFDKRIYEEDIKGSIAHSKMLAKQGIISFEEQKKIEKGLLQIKNEIENGYFKFKIEDEDIHMSIEKRLTEIIGSIAGKLHTARSRNDQVALDTRMYVRKEATKIKKLLVTFENVILTLSEKYKDIIIPGYTHLQRAQPILFSHHLMAYFQMFKRDILRIDDFLKRSDEMPLGAGALAGTTFDLDRHFVAKELGFSKPTENSLDSVSDRDFIIELSMIISVISMHLSRFSEEIIIWCTSEFSFINLDDAFATGSSIMPQKKNPDIAELVRGKTGRIYGNLMAVLTTMKALPLAYNKDMQEDKEGIFDSIDNIKLCIEIFYSMLDTVTVNKEKILTSMKYGFLNATDVADYLAKHGIPFRQAHKIVGEIVSYCENKKIAIEDMTMSEFHKFSEIFKDDIKNEITIQTCVNKRNSFGGTSIKNVEMQIKNAKLFLENI from the coding sequence ATGAAAAAGATGTGGGAAGGACGATTTAATAAAGAAACTGATAAACTACTGGAAAAATTTAATGCGTCTATTACTTTTGATAAGAGAATATATGAGGAAGACATAAAAGGAAGCATTGCTCACAGTAAAATGCTTGCAAAACAAGGGATTATTTCTTTTGAAGAGCAAAAAAAGATTGAAAAAGGATTACTTCAAATAAAAAATGAAATTGAAAATGGATATTTTAAATTTAAAATTGAAGATGAGGATATTCATATGTCAATTGAAAAAAGACTAACTGAAATCATTGGATCTATTGCTGGAAAACTTCATACGGCTCGGAGCCGAAACGATCAAGTGGCACTTGATACAAGAATGTATGTAAGAAAAGAAGCTACTAAAATAAAAAAACTTCTTGTAACTTTTGAAAATGTTATTTTAACATTGTCAGAAAAATACAAAGACATTATCATTCCTGGTTACACACATTTGCAAAGAGCACAGCCTATTTTGTTTTCTCATCATTTGATGGCTTATTTTCAAATGTTTAAAAGAGATATTTTAAGAATTGATGACTTTTTAAAAAGAAGTGATGAAATGCCGCTTGGAGCGGGGGCTTTGGCTGGAACAACTTTTGATTTAGATAGGCATTTTGTCGCAAAAGAACTTGGATTTTCAAAACCAACCGAAAACAGTCTGGATTCTGTGAGCGATAGAGATTTTATAATTGAATTAAGTATGATTATTTCTGTAATTTCAATGCATTTATCAAGATTTTCTGAAGAAATAATCATTTGGTGTACATCAGAATTTTCATTTATAAATTTGGACGATGCTTTTGCGACTGGTTCTTCAATTATGCCACAGAAAAAAAATCCCGATATTGCAGAACTTGTACGAGGAAAAACCGGTAGAATCTATGGTAATCTAATGGCGGTTTTAACAACTATGAAAGCTTTGCCACTAGCTTACAACAAAGATATGCAGGAAGACAAGGAAGGAATATTTGACTCAATTGATAACATAAAGCTTTGTATTGAAATTTTTTATTCAATGCTTGACACAGTTACAGTAAATAAAGAAAAAATCCTGACTTCAATGAAATATGGATTTTTAAATGCGACTGATGTAGCAGATTACCTTGCAAAACATGGTATTCCATTTAGACAAGCGCATAAAATTGTTGGTGAAATTGTATCTTATTGTGAAAATAAAAAAATTGCAATCGAAGATATGACAATGTCTGAATTTCACAAATTTTCAGAAATATTTAAAGACGACATTAAAAATGAAATTACAATTCAAACTTGTGTAAATAAAAGAAATTCTTTTGGTGGAACTTCAATTAAAAATGTAGAAATGCAAATAAAAAATGCAAAATTATTTTTAGAAAATATTTAA